Proteins from a single region of Candidatus Zixiibacteriota bacterium:
- the nadC gene encoding carboxylating nicotinate-nucleotide diphosphorylase: protein MDILVSPQIERLIRDALDEDIGAGDLATMATISADCQGKGLFRAKKKGVVAGLVLLDRIFYFIDPKVVVRLFTKDGTPVDEGTVVAEAEGPVRALLLAERTALNFLQRLSGTATLTRKYVEAVKDFPCKVLDTRKTTPGLRTLEKYAVRMGGGTNHRIGLYDAALVKDNHIEATGSIAEAVKAVRRHAPFMAKVEVETSNLAQVREAVEAGADVIMLDNMSIAEMTEAVRLVNKRAWVEASGGITLENIRQVAATGVDFISSGALTHSAPVVDFNMKITMHGR, encoded by the coding sequence ATGGATATCCTTGTAAGCCCCCAGATCGAGCGGCTGATACGGGACGCTCTGGACGAGGATATCGGCGCGGGCGATCTGGCGACGATGGCGACGATCTCGGCGGATTGCCAGGGAAAGGGGCTGTTTCGCGCAAAAAAGAAGGGGGTGGTCGCCGGGCTGGTGCTGCTCGACCGCATCTTCTACTTCATCGATCCCAAGGTGGTGGTTCGCCTCTTTACCAAGGACGGAACGCCGGTCGACGAAGGGACCGTAGTGGCGGAAGCCGAGGGGCCGGTCCGCGCGTTGCTGCTCGCGGAACGAACGGCGCTCAATTTTCTCCAGCGTCTTTCGGGAACCGCGACGCTGACCCGCAAATACGTGGAGGCGGTCAAGGATTTTCCGTGCAAGGTGCTCGACACGCGGAAAACCACTCCGGGGCTCAGAACGCTCGAAAAATACGCGGTCAGGATGGGAGGCGGGACCAATCACCGCATCGGCCTCTACGACGCGGCGCTGGTCAAAGACAACCATATCGAGGCCACCGGCTCGATCGCCGAAGCCGTGAAGGCTGTCCGGCGCCACGCGCCGTTCATGGCCAAGGTGGAGGTCGAGACAAGCAATCTGGCGCAGGTTCGGGAAGCGGTCGAGGCCGGCGCCGACGTCATCATGCTCGACAACATGTCGATCGCCGAGATGACCGAAGCGGTTCGGCTGGTCAACAAGCGCGCGTGGGTGGAGGCATCGGGGGGGATTACCCTGGAGAACATCCGGCAGGTCGCAGCCACGGGCGTCGATTTCATCTCCTCCGGCGCGCTCACCCATTCCGCGCCGGTGGTCGACTTCAACATGAAAATCACGATGCATGGGCGCTGA